The segment GATGAGTCAGTTTCACCTCTTTCACACGGTCGCCCAAGAAGGTTTTTACGCGCTCAACAAATGGCTCTAACTGCTTCTCGGCTTCTTCTTGCTCAGCCTTGTTTTCATCCGCTAACTTGTCTAACGACTCATCAGCTTTGCTCACAGATTGGAACTGTTTGCCATCAAACTCAGAGAGGTAGTTCATCATCCATTCGTCAATGCGATCGGATAACAGCAGAACCTCGATGCCTTTCTTACGGAACAGCTCTAAATGCGGGCTGCTTTTCGCGGCAGCGTAGCTATCGGCAGTGATAAAGTAAATCTTATCCTGACCTTCCACCATGCGGCTTACGTAGTCTTCCAGCGAAACATTTTGTACGCTACTGTCGTTATGGGTGGTTGCAAAGCGCAGCAGTTTTGCAATCGCTTCACCGTTGCCCATATCTTCCGCAGGGCCTTCTTTCATAACCAGCCCGAATTGCTGCCAGAAAGTTTGGTATTTCTCTGCGTCGTTTTTCGCCAATTTTTCCAGTGTTTGCAGAACACGTTTTGTCAGTGCACTGCGCAAGTTGCGAGTCAGTGCGCTGTCTTGCAGAATTTCACGGGAAACGTTCAACGGTAAATCGTTGGAATCCAATACCCCACGAACGAAGCGCAGGTAATTAGGCATGAACTGCTCAGCATCATCCATAATAAAGACGCGTTGAACATACAGTTTTAAACCGTGGCGCTGGTCGCGGTTCCACAAATCAAATGGGGCTTGAGATGGAATATACAGCAGACTGGTATATTCCTGTTTCCCTTCCACACGGTTATGCGCCCACGTTAATGGGTCAGCGTAGTCGTGGGAGATATGCTTGTAGAACTCAATATACTCTTCGTCTGAGATTTCAGATTTGCTGCGAGTCCACAGCGCTTTCGCTTGGTTGATTTTTTCCCAAGTAACCGTGCCGTCTTCTTCGTTTTTCTCTTCGATTTCAACGGGCAGCGCAATATGGTCAGAATACTTGCTGATAACGGAACGTAAGCGCCAGTTATCTAAAAACTCTTTTTCGTCATCACGTAAGTGCAGGGTAATTTCGGTTCCGCGATCGGCTTTTTCGATATCTGCGATAGTGTATTCACCTTCGCCAGCAGATTCCCAGAATACTCCTTCGCTCGCATCAGCACCCGCTGCACGGCTGCGTACGGTGACTTTATCGGCAACGATAAATGCGGAGTAGAAGCCCACACCGAATTGGCCGATCATTTGGCTATCTTTGACTTGGTCACTGCCTAATGATTCTAAGAATGATTTGGTGCCTGATTTAGCGATAGTACCTAAGTTTTCAATGACTTCTTCACGGCTCATACCGATGCCGTTGTCACTGATAGTTAGCGTACCTTTGTCTTTGTCTGCGCTAATACGCACACGCAGTTCGCCGTCATTTTCATACAGTTCAGGCTTAGATAATGCACGAAAACGCAGTTTATCCGCCGCATCGGATGCGTTGGAAATGAGCTCACGCAGAAAAATTTCTTTGTTTGAGTAAAGAGAGTGGATCATCAACTGTAGCAGTTGTTTGACTTCTGATTGAAACCCACGAGTTTCTTGTCCTTTCATACTCATTAATCGCCTCTATATCATCAATCTAATAGTTAGTTTTGACTTATCGATGGAAACTAATTTGGGGACAAAAAAATAGAATTCAACCACTAACCACAAATTAGCCGCCAAATTAATCTAAACGAAAGGAAATTACCAAAAACTACGATGCTTTGCTTTGAAGGTTTTGAATTAAGGTTTTTGCTTTGAGGGGTTTGCCTTTAAATTTTAAAAACAACTCCCCACCATCATCCTCTAAATAATTTGTGCCGTAGCTAGGCGTCGAATGCATTAATCCCTGGGAGCATACACAAGTATGTGACTAGGGTTGATGCATGAAGACAACAACGCTACGGCGCAAAGAATGACGAGGACTTTAGAGCCGTTGGCGTCCCGCCAACGAGTGAGAAAGGGTGGTTCCGTCAACCATCTCTAACTCCCCACCGACAGGCACCCCATGCGCAATCCGGCTCGCCGCCACCCCATACTGCGCACACATCTGCCCAATATAGTTCGCCGTCGCCTCCCCTTCTACTGTCGGGTTGGTCGCCAAAATCACTTCAGTGATGTTTTCCGATGCAAGTCGCTCTTCGAGCCTATCTAGCCCAATATCCATCGGTCCAATGCCATCTAATGGTGACAGATGCCCCATGAGTACGAAATAGCGACCTGAGAATTGACCGGTTTGCTCAATAGCATAAATATCTGCGGGGCTTTCCACCACGCAAATCAGCCCATTTTGCTGACGGCGCGGGTTATCGCAGATATTGCAGGTGTCTTGCTCAGTAAATGTGCGGCAATCGCGGCAATGCCCGATTTCGGACATTGCACGAGTCAGAGACTGAGCCAAACGCATTCCGCCACTACGGTCACGTTGCAGAAGTTGGAAAGCCATTCGCTGCGCTGACTTGGGTCCCACACCGGGGAGACAGCGCAGCGCTTCCATCAATGATTCAAGAAGCGGACTCGTTTGCATTAGAATGGCATCTTAAAGCCTGGTGGCAGTTGCATACCGCTAGATACGCTAGCCATTTTTTCTTTTTGC is part of the Providencia zhijiangensis genome and harbors:
- the htpG gene encoding molecular chaperone HtpG, encoding MSMKGQETRGFQSEVKQLLQLMIHSLYSNKEIFLRELISNASDAADKLRFRALSKPELYENDGELRVRISADKDKGTLTISDNGIGMSREEVIENLGTIAKSGTKSFLESLGSDQVKDSQMIGQFGVGFYSAFIVADKVTVRSRAAGADASEGVFWESAGEGEYTIADIEKADRGTEITLHLRDDEKEFLDNWRLRSVISKYSDHIALPVEIEEKNEEDGTVTWEKINQAKALWTRSKSEISDEEYIEFYKHISHDYADPLTWAHNRVEGKQEYTSLLYIPSQAPFDLWNRDQRHGLKLYVQRVFIMDDAEQFMPNYLRFVRGVLDSNDLPLNVSREILQDSALTRNLRSALTKRVLQTLEKLAKNDAEKYQTFWQQFGLVMKEGPAEDMGNGEAIAKLLRFATTHNDSSVQNVSLEDYVSRMVEGQDKIYFITADSYAAAKSSPHLELFRKKGIEVLLLSDRIDEWMMNYLSEFDGKQFQSVSKADESLDKLADENKAEQEEAEKQLEPFVERVKTFLGDRVKEVKLTHRLTDTPAIVTTDADEMSTQMAKLFAAAGQAAPEVKYNFELNPSHALVKKASEVEDESVFADWVDVLLDQALLAERGTLEDPNLFIKKINELLLK
- the recR gene encoding recombination mediator RecR, which gives rise to MQTSPLLESLMEALRCLPGVGPKSAQRMAFQLLQRDRSGGMRLAQSLTRAMSEIGHCRDCRTFTEQDTCNICDNPRRQQNGLICVVESPADIYAIEQTGQFSGRYFVLMGHLSPLDGIGPMDIGLDRLEERLASENITEVILATNPTVEGEATANYIGQMCAQYGVAASRIAHGVPVGGELEMVDGTTLSHSLAGRQRL